In one Microtus ochrogaster isolate Prairie Vole_2 chromosome 6 unlocalized genomic scaffold, MicOch1.0 chr6_random_2, whole genome shotgun sequence genomic region, the following are encoded:
- the Tex50 gene encoding testis-expressed protein 50, with protein MSNQRRSVLSPLLFFCFFRESACICDGTIWTKVGWEIFPEEVHSLKAKPPPSHCLPYPLNKFCCNFANVDLIQSSLRLTYILVQALFLILFVLSVHYLWMKWTRHQRKLKKQASLEKHGNDLESPSIYDIEQILCRLLATTSMMTKFLKQVSQHSSLKKVKQQRKVKRKKNKGEELKDSKSKHTQM; from the exons ATGTCTAACCAAAGACGATCTGTGCTTTCTCCCCTgctgttcttctgtttcttccgAGAGAGCGCCTGCATTTGTGATGGGACAATCTGGACGAAGGTCGGATGGGAGATTTTTCCGGAGGAAGTGCACTCCCTGAAAGCTAAGCCTCCCCCATCCCACTGTCTACCTTACCCTCTGAACAAATTCTGCTGCAACTTTGCTAACGTAGACCTAATCCAGAGTTCTTTACGCCTCACGTACATCTTAGTGCAAGCTCTCTTCttaattctgtttgttttatctgtGCATTATCTATGGATGAAATGGACGAGACACCAAAGAAAG CTGAAAAAGCAAGCCTCTTTAGAGAAACACGGTAATGACCTAGAGAGTCCATCCATCTATGACATTGAACAAATCCTCTGCAGACTGCTGGCCACAACATCAATGATGACCAAGTTCCTGAAGCAGGTGTCCCAACATTCTTCCCTTAAAAAAGTTAAGCAACAACGTAaagtaaagaggaagaagaataaaggAGAGGAGCTGAAGGATTCTAAATCCAAGCACACGCAAATGTAG